Proteins from a genomic interval of candidate division KSB1 bacterium:
- a CDS encoding glycosyltransferase family 4 protein, with amino-acid sequence MPDIAPTICYITAGAANMYCGSCMRDNTLVAALQEMGCNIHLFPTYTPILTDEEDVSENKIMLGGLNLYLQQKFGFFRRLPASFDRWLNNPRLIKILASSNLPTSGHETGAMVLSLLKGESGKQRKEFINMLLWLKEHVKPDLINLTNILIAGCLPLIKKHLNIPVLVTLQGDDLFLEQMIEPYKNQAIKRIQELVKQVDGFIVFSQYYKDFMSDYLTIPKHKIHTVQMGISLAGLNSKRMASNSGSPTIGYFARIAPEKGLHVLVDAFIRLRQMPGMQNVRLKAAGWLGRSHEPYLKDQLTKLKNHGLETDFEYAGVLDRREKIHFLQSLDLFSVPTTYKEPKGLYVLEALACGVPVVQPEHGAFPELIKATGGGQLVPPDSPEHLAQALHHLIISPSIRKELARHGQRRVFESMTAEAMAGDTLEIYKKYLGDVSQNGAGSQPNDQISVSELHELQSTKVQ; translated from the coding sequence ATGCCGGACATAGCACCAACAATCTGTTATATAACTGCGGGCGCCGCAAACATGTATTGTGGCAGTTGCATGCGCGACAACACCCTGGTTGCAGCGCTACAGGAAATGGGATGTAATATCCATCTTTTTCCCACTTATACCCCAATTCTCACCGATGAAGAAGATGTTAGCGAAAATAAAATCATGTTGGGCGGACTCAACCTTTACCTGCAGCAAAAGTTTGGATTTTTTCGACGTCTGCCTGCCTCGTTTGATCGTTGGCTCAATAACCCACGGTTGATTAAGATACTCGCCTCCTCGAATTTACCGACTTCGGGACACGAGACCGGCGCCATGGTCCTTTCTTTGTTGAAAGGCGAATCAGGTAAACAGCGCAAAGAATTCATCAATATGCTTTTGTGGCTCAAAGAGCATGTTAAGCCGGACCTGATTAATTTAACCAATATTTTGATCGCCGGCTGTTTACCCCTGATAAAAAAACATCTTAACATCCCCGTGCTGGTGACATTGCAGGGGGACGACCTTTTTTTAGAGCAAATGATTGAACCTTACAAGAATCAGGCGATTAAGCGGATTCAAGAACTTGTGAAACAGGTGGATGGTTTTATCGTGTTCAGCCAATATTATAAGGATTTTATGTCTGACTACTTAACCATACCAAAACACAAAATTCATACTGTCCAAATGGGAATTAGTCTGGCTGGTTTAAATTCCAAGCGCATGGCATCTAATTCGGGCTCGCCAACCATCGGTTATTTTGCCAGAATAGCCCCTGAAAAAGGGTTGCACGTTCTTGTTGACGCTTTCATTCGTCTTCGCCAAATGCCGGGTATGCAGAACGTACGATTAAAAGCGGCAGGTTGGTTGGGCAGAAGTCACGAACCATATTTGAAAGATCAATTAACCAAGCTCAAAAATCATGGCTTGGAAACAGATTTTGAATATGCGGGTGTCCTTGATCGTCGTGAAAAGATTCATTTCTTGCAGAGCCTGGACCTTTTTTCCGTGCCAACGACTTATAAAGAACCGAAAGGGCTTTATGTGCTTGAAGCGCTCGCATGCGGCGTTCCCGTGGTGCAACCCGAGCATGGAGCATTCCCGGAATTGATTAAAGCAACCGGTGGCGGACAACTCGTGCCCCCTGACTCTCCCGAACACTTGGCACAAGCTTTACACCACCTGATTATTAGCCCTTCAATTCGAAAAGAGCTCGCCCGGCATGGACAAAGACGTGTTTTTGAGTCCATGACTGCGGAGGCCATGGCCGGAGATACGCTTGAGATTTATAAAAAATATCTTGGCGATGTATCCCAAAATGGCGCTGGCAGCCAGCCAAACGATCAAATTAGTGTTAGTGAATTACATGAATTGCAATCAACCAAAGTTCAATAA
- a CDS encoding DUF3500 domain-containing protein, with protein MNRRDFLKKTSKATIGLVAAPLITQIRPAFARGPEEAAEQMVKRLYSSLTSEQRGTLLLPWTNSRRLRVENNWRVVRPRIRQIYSGDQQEMIEAILKGVTSEQGYDKITRAMRDDAGGLGNYSACLFSDGEDKLSFVLTGRHQTIRADGGAEKNAVFGGPLFYGHAVEFNERPDHPGNVWWHQSRLASKVYHALDGKQQKIALVKHGSPDDRASAVSLKGAKGHFTGIPVSELSSDQKELVEKVLRSLLEPYRDSDVEEVMTAIKANGGLDKLYISFYQDGDLPDKDGIWDRWKLEGPAFVWYFRGSPHVHTWINIGHKSDVLS; from the coding sequence ATGAATCGGCGCGACTTTTTGAAAAAAACATCGAAAGCGACAATCGGGCTTGTGGCAGCTCCTTTAATCACCCAAATCAGACCTGCGTTTGCCAGGGGCCCTGAAGAGGCTGCCGAACAAATGGTAAAACGACTTTATAGTAGCTTGACTTCCGAACAGAGAGGGACCCTACTTTTACCCTGGACAAATTCGCGCAGACTACGCGTCGAAAATAACTGGCGTGTCGTCCGGCCTCGAATCCGGCAGATTTATTCCGGTGACCAGCAAGAGATGATCGAAGCAATCTTGAAAGGTGTCACCAGCGAGCAAGGTTACGACAAAATCACCCGCGCGATGCGGGATGACGCCGGCGGACTCGGGAACTATTCAGCTTGTCTGTTTAGCGATGGTGAAGACAAGCTTTCTTTTGTTCTGACTGGCCGCCATCAAACTATCCGGGCGGACGGAGGCGCTGAGAAAAACGCCGTCTTCGGCGGGCCCCTGTTTTATGGTCATGCCGTGGAATTTAACGAGCGCCCGGACCATCCCGGCAATGTCTGGTGGCATCAGTCGCGATTGGCCAGCAAAGTCTACCATGCACTTGACGGCAAGCAACAGAAAATTGCTTTGGTAAAGCACGGTTCGCCCGACGACAGAGCCTCGGCAGTTAGCCTTAAGGGGGCAAAAGGCCACTTCACGGGAATTCCTGTTAGCGAACTCTCTAGTGATCAGAAAGAACTGGTAGAGAAGGTCTTGCGGTCGCTTTTAGAGCCATATCGAGACTCAGATGTTGAAGAAGTCATGACCGCCATAAAAGCAAATGGTGGTTTGGACAAACTGTACATTAGCTTTTACCAGGATGGCGATTTACCGGATAAGGACGGCATCTGGGATCGCTGGAAACTGGAAGGTCCGGCTTTTGTTTGGTATTTTCGCGGATCGCCTCATGTTCAC